The Oncorhynchus tshawytscha isolate Ot180627B linkage group LG12, Otsh_v2.0, whole genome shotgun sequence genome includes a window with the following:
- the LOC112262842 gene encoding chemokine-like receptor 1, protein KTTEIMVPPINSSDYDDYNDSVVIPSQSPVIYEMYQMRTGLRLMYVSVYAANLLLGLLLNAAVIFMIVWNYRSKKKLSRRMLIIGLAATHLIFCLFTPLYLITAWNYFSWTFGKVVCKLGSFVMFMNMFSASLMITFWNVRWCVPRCFEHHMSSSMVLLSWFTGAILSAPSLLSREVQYTADGHLCLDNYDYTEQRQISKEGKERMMAVVSCRLIFGLLLPLGVTCVSRCCINSRGNNQVKSLVIRPVTIAHFLCWAPVLCLSMPQIAMGIDNKWFKYVLPTATALSVLNSCIYPIICIWQGNKELKQNFRSQPEETPQTEDEGEEGHEMTCLDREDNVLEQ, encoded by the coding sequence AAAACAACTGAAATCATGGTTCCCCCAATCAACTCATCTGACTATGATGACTACAATGATTCAGTGGTGATACCATCTCAGTCCCCAGTCATCTATGAGATGTATCAGATGAGGACTGGCTTGAGATTAATGTATGTGTCGGTCTACGCAGCCAACCTTCTACTGGGTCTACTGCTCAACGCTGCCGTCATCTTCATGATTGTCTGGAACTACAGGTCCAAGAAGAAACTGAGTCGACGGATGTTGATCATTGGCTTGGCTGCCACCCACCTCATCTTCTGCCTCTTCACTCCACTTTACTTGATCACAGCCTGGAACTACTTCTCCTGGACATTTGGGAAGGTTGTCTGCAAGTTGGGGTCCTTCGTGATGTTTATGAACATGTTCTCTGCCTCACTGATGATCACTTTCTGGAATGTGCGCTGGTGTGTCCCCAGATGTTTTGAACATCACATGTCCAGCAGCATGGTTCTGCTGTCCTGGTTCACTGGGGCCATACTAAGCGCCCCCTCTTTACTGTCCAGGGAGGTTCAGTATACTGCCGATGGACACCTCTGCCTTGACAACTATGATTATACTGAACAACGCCAGATCTCTAAAGAGGGTAAGGAGAGAATGATGGCTGTGGTGAGCTGTCGCTTAATTTTCGGGCTGCTGCTCCCTTTGGGTGTGACGTGTGTCAGCCGTTGCTGCATTAACAGCAGGGGAAATAACCAAGTGAAGTCATTGGTTATTCGACCTGTGACTATTGCCCATTTCCTATGCTGGGCTCCTGTCCTCTGTCTATCTATGCCGCAAATCGCAATGGGGATAGACAACAAATGGTTCAAATACGTATTGCCCACAGCCACTGCCCTGTCAGTCTTAAACAGCTGCATCTATCCTATCATCTGCATCTGGCAAGGAAATAAAGAACTTAAGCAGAACTTTCGCTCACAGCCTGAAGAAACCCCTCAGACAGAGGACGAAGGAGAGGAGGGCCATGAGATGACTTGCCTGGATAGGGAGGACAATGTCCTTGAACAGTAA